A section of the Pseudomonas flavescens genome encodes:
- a CDS encoding chemotaxis response regulator CheY, which produces MKILIVDDFSTMRRIIKNLLRDLGFTNTAEADDGTTALPMLQSGSFDFLVTDWNMPGMSGIDLLRAVRADERLKQMPVLMVTAEAKRDQIIEAAQAGVNGYVVKPFTAQVLKEKIEKIFERVNG; this is translated from the coding sequence ATGAAAATCCTCATCGTCGATGATTTCTCGACGATGCGACGGATCATCAAGAACCTCTTGCGTGATCTGGGGTTCACCAACACCGCGGAGGCCGACGACGGCACCACCGCATTGCCGATGCTGCAGAGCGGTAGCTTCGACTTCCTGGTGACCGACTGGAACATGCCGGGCATGAGTGGCATCGATTTGCTGCGCGCAGTGCGTGCCGACGAGCGCCTCAAGCAGATGCCCGTGCTGATGGTTACGGCAGAAGCCAAGCGTGATCAGATCATCGAGGCCGCCCAGGCCGGTGTGAACGGCTATGTGGTCAAGCCATTCACTGCCCAGGTGCTCAAGGAAAAGATCGAGAAAATCTTCGAGCGGGTCAACGGCTGA
- the fliA gene encoding RNA polymerase sigma factor FliA, which produces MTTASGLRMYSKATARDSQHQLIERYAPLVKRIAYHLLARLPANVQVDDLIQAGMIGLLEASRKYDAGKGASFETFAGIRIRGAMLDEVRKGDWAPRSVHRNSRMVSDAIRKIEARTGRDAKDQEVAAELQLSLEDYYGILGDTLGSRLFSFDDLLQEGESGGLQEDTNSLHHGPSHELEDDRFQAALVDAISNLPERERLVLSLYYDEELNLKEIGEVLGVSESRVSQLHSQCAARLRARLVEWRA; this is translated from the coding sequence ATGACGACAGCCTCTGGACTCCGTATGTACAGCAAGGCAACAGCACGAGATTCACAGCATCAGTTGATCGAACGTTACGCGCCGTTGGTCAAGCGCATTGCCTATCACCTGTTGGCGCGGTTGCCCGCCAACGTGCAGGTGGATGATCTGATCCAGGCCGGGATGATCGGTCTGCTCGAGGCATCGCGCAAATATGACGCCGGCAAGGGCGCCAGTTTCGAGACGTTCGCCGGCATTCGCATTCGTGGCGCCATGCTCGATGAGGTCCGCAAGGGCGACTGGGCACCGCGTTCGGTACACCGCAACAGCCGTATGGTCAGCGACGCAATCAGAAAAATCGAAGCCAGAACGGGGCGAGACGCTAAAGATCAGGAGGTTGCTGCCGAACTCCAATTGAGTCTCGAAGATTACTACGGCATTCTTGGCGACACTTTGGGCAGCCGCCTGTTCAGTTTCGACGACCTGTTGCAGGAAGGCGAAAGCGGCGGACTGCAGGAAGACACGAATTCTTTGCACCATGGGCCATCGCATGAACTGGAAGACGATCGTTTCCAGGCCGCGCTGGTGGATGCCATCAGCAACCTGCCGGAGCGTGAGCGGTTGGTGTTGTCGCTGTATTACGACGAGGAATTGAACCTCAAGGAAATCGGCGAGGTACTGGGAGTGAGTGAGTCGCGGGTCAGCCAATTGCACAGTCAGTGTGCCGCGCGTTTACGCGCGCGGTTGGTGGAATGGCGCGCATAG
- the fleN gene encoding flagellar synthesis regulator FleN, with protein sequence MGMHPVQVIAVTGGKGGVGKTNVSVNLSLALADLGRRVMLMDADLGLANVDVLLGLTAKRTLADVIDGQCELRDVVLQGPGGIRIVPAASGTQSMVQLTPMQHAGLIQAFSDISDNLDVLIVDTAAGIGDSVVSFVRAAQEVLVVVCDEPTSITDAYALIKLLNRDHGMNRFRVLANMAHSPQEGRNLFAKLTKVTDRFLDVALQYVGAVPYDESVRKAVQKQRAVYEAFPRSKCALAFKAIAQKVDAWPLPANPRGHLEFFVERLVQQPTADTAV encoded by the coding sequence ATGGGTATGCATCCCGTACAGGTGATCGCGGTGACCGGCGGCAAAGGCGGCGTTGGCAAGACCAATGTGTCGGTGAATTTGTCGCTGGCGTTGGCGGATCTCGGTCGGCGCGTAATGCTCATGGATGCCGACCTCGGTCTGGCCAACGTCGACGTGCTGCTCGGCCTGACGGCCAAGCGCACCCTGGCCGATGTCATCGACGGCCAGTGCGAACTGCGAGACGTGGTTCTGCAGGGGCCTGGCGGCATTCGTATCGTTCCCGCGGCCTCCGGCACCCAGAGCATGGTGCAGCTCACGCCCATGCAGCACGCCGGCCTGATCCAGGCCTTCAGCGACATCAGCGACAACCTCGACGTCCTGATCGTGGATACCGCCGCCGGTATCGGCGACTCGGTGGTGAGCTTCGTGCGCGCCGCCCAGGAAGTGCTGGTGGTGGTGTGCGATGAACCCACCTCGATCACCGATGCCTACGCGCTGATCAAGCTCCTCAACCGTGACCACGGCATGAACCGTTTCCGGGTGCTCGCCAATATGGCGCACAGCCCGCAGGAAGGCCGTAATCTCTTTGCTAAGCTGACCAAGGTGACCGACCGTTTTCTGGATGTCGCGCTGCAGTACGTGGGCGCGGTGCCGTACGACGAATCGGTACGCAAGGCCGTACAGAAACAACGTGCGGTGTATGAGGCGTTCCCTCGCTCGAAGTGCGCGCTGGCGTTCAAGGCGATTGCCCAGAAGGTGGATGCGTGGCCACTGCCGGCCAATCCGCGAGGCCATCTGGAATTCTTCGTTGAGCGCCTGGTGCAACAACCGACTGCAGACACGGCTGTATGA
- the flhF gene encoding flagellar biosynthesis protein FlhF, translating into MQVKRFFAADMRQAMKLVRDELGADATIIGNRRVAGGVELTAALDYQVAPPPARQANPALEAELRKTQSRIASAQAELTTRAQLDAGKDRQMFAEAPAAAPADSLDAVLERQQKKPVSASVDQSALESMRSELHGLRELIEMQMGSMAWGQLQARRPQQATLWRRLQRMGLPGELARTLLDRVASLSDQRQAWRMVLAHLAHSIQTPKQEPMEEGGVIALVGPAGMGKTTTLAKLAARYVLKYGATNIALVSMDSYRIGAQEQLKTLGRILGVSVTHVDPGQSLTQALAPLVRKRVVLIDTAGLPANDPALRMQLETLASRGVNARNYLVLAATSQAQVLKAAYHSYKRCGLAGCILSKLDEATSMGEVLGLAISHRLPVAYLADGPRIPDDVHVPRSHQLVSRAVGLQAPDEPSEDTMADMFAGLYQDPARRAG; encoded by the coding sequence ATGCAGGTCAAACGCTTTTTTGCCGCCGATATGCGCCAAGCCATGAAGCTGGTTCGTGATGAGCTGGGCGCTGATGCGACCATCATCGGTAACCGCCGAGTAGCGGGTGGCGTGGAATTGACGGCCGCGCTCGATTATCAGGTTGCGCCCCCACCGGCGCGACAAGCCAACCCGGCGCTGGAGGCCGAGCTGCGCAAGACTCAGTCGCGCATCGCTTCCGCCCAGGCCGAACTGACCACCCGTGCGCAGCTCGATGCCGGCAAGGATCGTCAGATGTTCGCCGAAGCGCCTGCTGCCGCGCCAGCCGACAGCCTGGACGCGGTACTCGAGCGTCAGCAGAAGAAGCCGGTCTCGGCTTCGGTCGATCAGTCTGCCCTGGAGTCCATGCGCTCCGAATTGCATGGTCTGCGTGAGTTGATCGAAATGCAGATGGGCTCCATGGCCTGGGGCCAGCTGCAGGCTCGTCGACCGCAACAGGCCACGCTGTGGCGTCGCCTGCAACGGATGGGCCTGCCTGGTGAACTGGCGCGTACGCTGCTCGATCGCGTTGCCTCGCTGAGCGATCAGCGTCAGGCCTGGCGCATGGTGCTTGCGCACCTTGCCCACTCGATTCAGACGCCCAAGCAGGAGCCGATGGAAGAGGGCGGCGTGATCGCTCTGGTTGGCCCGGCCGGCATGGGCAAGACCACCACCCTGGCCAAGCTCGCAGCGCGCTACGTACTCAAGTACGGCGCCACGAACATCGCTCTGGTGAGCATGGACAGTTACCGCATCGGTGCCCAGGAGCAGCTCAAGACCCTTGGCCGTATCCTTGGCGTATCCGTGACCCACGTCGATCCTGGTCAGTCACTGACTCAGGCGCTGGCACCGCTGGTGCGCAAGCGCGTGGTACTGATCGACACCGCCGGCTTGCCGGCCAACGATCCGGCGCTGCGCATGCAGTTGGAGACGCTGGCGAGCCGCGGTGTCAACGCGCGCAATTACCTGGTGCTGGCGGCTACCAGCCAGGCGCAGGTGCTCAAGGCGGCCTACCACAGCTACAAGCGCTGTGGGCTGGCTGGCTGCATTCTGAGTAAACTGGACGAAGCGACCAGCATGGGCGAGGTATTGGGTCTGGCTATTAGCCACCGTCTACCGGTAGCCTATCTGGCAGATGGTCCGCGGATCCCGGACGACGTTCATGTGCCGCGCAGTCATCAGCTGGTCAGCCGTGCCGTTGGCCTGCAGGCCCCGGATGAGCCGAGCGAAGACACGATGGCCGACATGTTCGCCGGGTTGTACCAGGACCCGGCACGACGTGCAGGATGA
- the flhA gene encoding flagellar biosynthesis protein FlhA, producing the protein MIGDVRSNLSGLRNGNLGIPLLLLVMLAMVMLPIPPFLLDVLFTFSIALSIVVLLVAIYALRPLDFAVFPTILLAATLLRLALNVASTRVVLLHGQDGHDAAGKVIQAFGEVVIGGNYVVGIVVFAILMIINFVVVTKGAGRISEVSARFTLDAMPGKQMAIDADLNAGLIDQVEAKKRRTEVAQEADFYGSMDGASKFVRGDAVAGLLILFINLIGGMAIGMLQHGLSFGEAGRIYTLLTIGDGLVAQIPSLLLSTAAAIMVTRVSSSEDMGAQVNRQMFASPRALAVSAAIMIAMGLVPGMPHMSFISLGLVAAGAAYWIANKQRKTKEAEVQEVQRQQELLPAQRAQEVKELGWDDVMPVDMVGLEVGYRLIPLVDRNQGGQLLARIKGVRKKLSQEMGFLMPSVHIRDNLDLQPNAYRLTLMGVSVAEAEVYPDRELAINPGQVFGTLNGVAAKDPAFGLEAVWIDPGQRDQAQSLGYTVVDASTVVATHLNQILHKHAHELLGHEEVQQLMQLLAKSSPKLAEELVPGLISLSTLLKVLQALLQEQVPVRDIRTIAEAIANVAPRSQDPAAMVAAVRVSLARAIVQNIVGLEPELPVITLEPRLEQILLNSLQKAGQGSEDGILLEPGMAEKLQRSLVEAAQRQEMLGKPVILLAAGPVRGMLSRFARLAVPSMHVLAYQEIPDNKQVTIVATVGQN; encoded by the coding sequence ATGATTGGCGACGTTCGCAGCAACCTTTCCGGGTTGCGCAACGGCAATCTCGGCATCCCGCTGTTGCTGCTGGTCATGCTCGCCATGGTCATGCTGCCGATTCCGCCGTTCCTGCTGGACGTGCTGTTCACCTTCAGCATCGCCTTGTCGATCGTCGTCCTGCTGGTGGCGATCTACGCGCTGCGGCCGCTCGACTTCGCGGTGTTCCCGACCATCCTGCTGGCCGCGACCCTGCTGCGCCTGGCGCTCAACGTCGCCTCCACGCGTGTCGTGCTGCTGCACGGCCAGGATGGCCATGACGCTGCCGGTAAGGTGATTCAGGCCTTCGGTGAAGTGGTGATCGGCGGTAACTACGTGGTCGGTATCGTGGTGTTCGCGATCCTCATGATCATCAACTTCGTGGTGGTCACCAAGGGTGCGGGGCGTATCTCCGAAGTGAGCGCGCGTTTCACCCTGGACGCCATGCCCGGCAAACAGATGGCCATCGACGCCGACCTCAACGCCGGCCTCATCGATCAGGTCGAAGCCAAGAAGCGCCGTACCGAAGTCGCTCAGGAAGCCGATTTCTACGGCTCCATGGACGGTGCCAGCAAGTTCGTTCGCGGTGACGCCGTCGCCGGCCTGCTGATCCTGTTCATCAACCTGATCGGTGGCATGGCCATCGGCATGCTGCAGCACGGCCTGAGTTTCGGCGAAGCCGGCCGCATCTACACCCTGCTGACCATCGGTGACGGCCTGGTGGCGCAGATCCCGTCGCTGCTGCTGTCCACCGCTGCCGCGATCATGGTGACCCGGGTTTCCAGCTCCGAAGACATGGGTGCCCAGGTCAACCGTCAGATGTTCGCTTCGCCCCGTGCGCTGGCGGTGTCCGCGGCCATCATGATCGCCATGGGCCTGGTACCCGGCATGCCGCACATGTCCTTCATCAGCCTGGGCCTGGTGGCTGCCGGTGCCGCCTACTGGATCGCCAACAAGCAGCGCAAGACCAAGGAAGCCGAAGTTCAGGAAGTGCAGCGCCAGCAGGAGTTGCTGCCCGCGCAGCGTGCTCAGGAAGTGAAGGAGCTGGGCTGGGATGACGTGATGCCGGTTGACATGGTCGGCCTGGAAGTCGGTTACCGGCTGATTCCGCTGGTCGACCGCAACCAGGGCGGGCAACTGCTGGCGCGGATCAAAGGCGTACGCAAGAAGCTCTCTCAGGAGATGGGCTTCCTGATGCCGTCCGTGCATATTCGCGACAACCTGGATCTGCAGCCCAACGCTTATCGCCTGACCCTGATGGGGGTGAGCGTCGCCGAGGCCGAGGTGTATCCGGATCGCGAGCTGGCGATCAACCCGGGTCAGGTGTTCGGCACGCTCAATGGCGTCGCCGCCAAAGATCCGGCGTTCGGCCTGGAGGCCGTCTGGATCGATCCCGGTCAGCGTGATCAGGCGCAGTCGCTCGGTTACACCGTGGTGGATGCCAGTACCGTGGTCGCCACGCACCTCAATCAGATTCTGCACAAGCATGCCCACGAGCTGCTGGGCCACGAGGAAGTCCAGCAATTGATGCAGTTGCTGGCGAAAAGCTCGCCAAAACTGGCAGAAGAGCTGGTTCCTGGCCTGATCTCGCTGTCGACCCTGCTCAAGGTGCTGCAGGCGCTGCTGCAGGAGCAGGTGCCGGTGCGCGACATCCGTACCATTGCCGAAGCCATCGCCAACGTCGCGCCACGGAGTCAAGATCCCGCCGCCATGGTGGCCGCAGTACGTGTCTCGCTGGCCCGTGCAATCGTGCAAAACATCGTGGGACTAGAGCCGGAGCTGCCTGTGATCACCCTTGAGCCAAGGTTGGAACAGATATTGCTAAATAGTCTTCAGAAGGCCGGTCAAGGCTCCGAGGATGGCATCCTCCTGGAGCCTGGCATGGCCGAGAAGCTGCAACGTTCCCTGGTGGAAGCAGCGCAGCGTCAGGAGATGCTTGGCAAGCCGGTGATTCTGCTGGCAGCCGGGCCGGTTCGGGGAATGCTCTCGCGTTTCGCCCGGTTGGCCGTCCCGAGCATGCATGTTCTGGCGTACCAGGAAATTCCGGACAACAAGCAGGTCACCATCGTTGCGACGGTGGGGCAGAACTAA
- the sodC gene encoding superoxide dismutase family protein has product MKRWMMAALASCCAASLQAADLTVDLNAVDAKGVGSSVGKVVISQSPYGVVFTPELHDLEPGVHGFHVHGKPSCDPAPKDGQPSAAEAAGGHWDPQNTGKHGLPWGDGHLGDLPALLVTADGKANQPVLAPRIKSVDELKNLALMVHAGGDNHADHPKPLGGGGARVACGVIK; this is encoded by the coding sequence ATGAAACGCTGGATGATGGCCGCATTGGCCAGTTGCTGCGCTGCAAGCCTGCAGGCCGCCGACCTGACGGTCGACCTCAACGCCGTGGACGCCAAGGGCGTCGGCAGCTCGGTGGGCAAGGTGGTGATCAGCCAGAGCCCCTACGGCGTGGTTTTCACCCCCGAACTGCATGACCTGGAACCCGGCGTGCACGGCTTCCACGTGCACGGCAAGCCCAGCTGCGATCCGGCACCCAAGGACGGCCAGCCGTCAGCTGCCGAAGCCGCTGGCGGCCACTGGGACCCGCAGAACACCGGCAAACATGGCTTACCCTGGGGTGACGGCCACCTCGGCGACCTCCCTGCCCTGCTGGTCACCGCCGATGGCAAGGCCAACCAGCCCGTGCTGGCACCCCGCATCAAGAGCGTGGACGAGCTGAAGAACCTGGCGCTGATGGTGCATGCCGGCGGCGACAACCATGCCGACCATCCGAAACCGCTGGGCGGCGGTGGTGCTCGCGTCGCCTGTGGCGTCATCAAGTAA
- the flhB gene encoding flagellar biosynthesis protein FlhB — MAESESGADKSEEPTEKRRRESRDKGQIARSRELNTFAIMLAGTGGLLATGGAVGNAMLEIMRGNFALSREVLMDERSMALWLAASGKMALDALMPLFIVLLIASIVGPICLGGWLFSAKAMAPKFSRMNPLAGLKRMFSMKALIELLKALAKFLLILMVALVVLSMDRDDLLAIANEPVESAIMHSAEVVGWSALWMSLGLILIAAVDVPFQLWDNKQKLMMTKQEVRDEYKDSEGKPEVKQRIRQLQHEMTQRRMMQAVPQADVVITNPTHFAVALKYDPEKGQAPMLLAKGSDFTALKIREIAQEHKVMLLESPALARSIYHTTELDQEIPAGLYLAVAQVLAYVYQIRQYQAGKGKRPVPLKDLPIPPDLRRDE, encoded by the coding sequence ATGGCCGAATCGGAAAGCGGTGCCGATAAAAGCGAGGAACCCACGGAGAAACGTCGCCGGGAGTCTCGCGACAAAGGTCAGATCGCGCGTTCGCGCGAGCTCAACACCTTCGCCATCATGCTCGCCGGCACCGGCGGCCTGCTGGCGACCGGCGGAGCTGTCGGCAACGCCATGCTGGAGATCATGCGCGGCAATTTCGCGCTGTCACGCGAGGTGCTGATGGACGAGCGCAGCATGGCGCTGTGGCTGGCGGCTTCGGGGAAGATGGCCCTGGATGCGCTGATGCCGCTGTTCATCGTCCTGCTTATCGCTTCCATCGTCGGTCCCATCTGTCTGGGTGGCTGGCTGTTCTCGGCCAAGGCCATGGCCCCCAAGTTCAGCCGCATGAACCCGCTGGCCGGGCTAAAGCGCATGTTTTCGATGAAAGCGCTGATCGAGCTGCTCAAGGCATTGGCCAAGTTCCTGCTGATTCTGATGGTGGCGCTGGTGGTGCTGTCGATGGATCGCGACGACCTGCTGGCGATCGCCAACGAGCCGGTCGAGTCGGCCATCATGCACTCGGCGGAGGTGGTGGGCTGGAGTGCGCTGTGGATGTCCCTCGGGCTGATCCTGATCGCGGCCGTCGATGTGCCGTTCCAGCTCTGGGACAACAAGCAGAAGCTGATGATGACCAAGCAGGAGGTCAGGGACGAGTACAAGGACAGCGAGGGCAAGCCCGAGGTCAAGCAACGGATTCGTCAACTGCAGCACGAAATGACGCAGCGCCGCATGATGCAGGCTGTCCCACAGGCCGACGTGGTCATCACCAACCCGACCCACTTCGCCGTGGCCTTGAAATACGACCCGGAGAAGGGCCAGGCGCCCATGTTGCTCGCCAAGGGCAGTGACTTCACCGCCTTGAAGATCCGCGAGATCGCCCAGGAGCACAAGGTCATGCTGCTGGAGTCGCCTGCGCTGGCGCGTTCGATCTATCACACCACCGAGCTCGATCAGGAAATCCCCGCGGGGCTGTATCTGGCAGTCGCTCAGGTGCTCGCTTACGTCTATCAGATCCGGCAGTACCAGGCTGGCAAGGGCAAGCGTCCGGTGCCGCTGAAGGACCTGCCCATCCCGCCGGATCTGCGGCGCGACGAGTAA
- the fliR gene encoding flagellar biosynthetic protein FliR: MFELSDAQIGSWVSSFVLPLFRIAALLMVMPIFGTQLVPTRVRLYLSLAISVVLVPTLPPMPQVDSISLQAFMLIAQEILIGVMLGFVLQLFFHVFVVAGQILAMQMGLGFASMVDPANGISVPVIGQYFTMLVTLLFLAMNGHLVVFEVLAESFVTLPPGSGLQVEHYWEVATKLGWVMGAALILVLPAVTALLVVNIAFGVMTRAAPQLNIFSIGFPLTLVLGMIIVWISLADILSHYQGLASEALIMLRELARAN; encoded by the coding sequence ATGTTCGAGCTGAGCGATGCGCAGATAGGCAGCTGGGTCAGCAGTTTCGTGCTGCCGCTGTTTCGCATCGCCGCCTTGCTGATGGTGATGCCGATCTTCGGGACCCAGTTGGTGCCGACGCGGGTGCGCCTGTATCTGTCGCTGGCCATCAGCGTGGTGCTGGTGCCTACCTTGCCACCGATGCCGCAGGTGGACTCCATCAGCCTGCAGGCTTTCATGCTCATCGCCCAGGAAATTCTCATCGGGGTGATGCTCGGTTTCGTGCTGCAGCTGTTCTTCCATGTCTTCGTGGTCGCCGGGCAGATCCTGGCGATGCAGATGGGCCTGGGCTTCGCGTCCATGGTCGATCCGGCCAACGGTATTTCGGTACCGGTGATCGGTCAGTACTTCACCATGCTGGTGACCCTGTTGTTTCTGGCCATGAACGGCCATCTGGTGGTGTTCGAGGTGCTCGCCGAGAGTTTCGTGACGCTGCCCCCAGGTTCCGGCCTGCAGGTCGAGCATTACTGGGAGGTGGCGACCAAGCTCGGCTGGGTGATGGGAGCGGCATTGATTCTGGTGCTGCCGGCGGTCACCGCCTTGCTGGTGGTCAACATCGCCTTTGGCGTGATGACCCGGGCGGCTCCGCAGCTGAACATCTTTTCCATCGGCTTTCCGCTGACGCTGGTGCTGGGCATGATCATCGTCTGGATTTCCCTGGCCGATATCCTTTCGCACTATCAGGGCCTGGCGTCCGAGGCGCTGATCATGCTGCGTGAACTGGCGAGGGCGAACTGA
- the fliQ gene encoding flagellar biosynthesis protein FliQ: MTPEVAVDLFREGLWLICLMVGLLVMPSLLVGLLVAMFQAATQINEQTLSFLPRLLVMLLTLIVGGPWMVRELMEYTQNLIMNIPQLIG; this comes from the coding sequence ATGACCCCTGAAGTCGCTGTCGACCTGTTCCGAGAAGGGCTCTGGCTGATCTGCCTGATGGTCGGCCTGCTGGTCATGCCCAGCCTGCTGGTGGGCTTGCTGGTGGCCATGTTCCAGGCCGCTACGCAGATCAACGAACAGACCCTGAGCTTCCTGCCGCGCCTGCTGGTGATGCTGCTGACGCTGATCGTCGGCGGGCCGTGGATGGTGCGTGAGCTGATGGAATACACGCAGAACCTGATCATGAACATTCCGCAGCTGATCGGCTGA
- the fliP gene encoding flagellar type III secretion system pore protein FliP (The bacterial flagellar biogenesis protein FliP forms a type III secretion system (T3SS)-type pore required for flagellar assembly.), with product MLRLLLVLVFTLGASLAFAQEPPGGSSLIQQGNNPLSIPAITLSTDAEGQQEYSVSLQILLIMTALSFIPAFVMLMTSFTRIIIVFSILRQALGLQQTPSNQILIGLALFLTMFIMAPVFDQINREALQPYLSEQLPAQQAIERAEVPIKNFMLAQTRESDLELFVRLSKRTDIATPEQAPLTILVPAFVTSELKTAFQIGFMIFIPFLIIDMVVASILMAMGMMMLSPLIISLPFKIMLFVLIDGWALIMGTLASSFGTL from the coding sequence ATGCTGCGCCTTCTGCTTGTGCTGGTGTTCACCCTGGGCGCCTCGCTGGCTTTCGCCCAGGAGCCGCCTGGCGGCAGTTCGCTGATCCAGCAGGGCAACAACCCGCTGTCGATTCCGGCGATCACCCTGAGCACCGACGCCGAGGGTCAGCAGGAATATTCGGTGAGTCTGCAGATCCTGCTGATCATGACCGCGCTGAGCTTCATCCCGGCGTTCGTCATGCTGATGACCAGTTTCACGCGGATCATCATCGTGTTTTCCATCCTGCGTCAGGCCCTGGGCCTGCAGCAGACGCCCTCCAACCAGATTCTCATCGGTCTGGCGCTGTTTCTGACCATGTTCATCATGGCGCCGGTGTTCGACCAGATCAATCGCGAGGCGCTGCAGCCCTACCTGAGCGAGCAACTGCCTGCGCAGCAGGCGATCGAGCGGGCGGAGGTGCCGATCAAGAACTTCATGCTGGCGCAGACCCGGGAGAGCGATCTGGAGCTGTTCGTGCGCCTCTCCAAGCGTACCGACATCGCCACGCCCGAACAGGCGCCGCTGACCATTCTGGTGCCGGCGTTCGTGACCTCCGAGCTGAAGACCGCCTTCCAGATCGGTTTCATGATCTTCATCCCGTTCCTGATCATCGACATGGTGGTGGCGAGCATCCTCATGGCCATGGGTATGATGATGTTGTCGCCGCTGATCATTTCGCTGCCCTTCAAGATCATGCTGTTCGTGCTGATCGACGGCTGGGCGCTGATCATGGGTACGCTGGCCAGCAGTTTCGGCACTTTATAG
- the fliO gene encoding flagellar biosynthetic protein FliO, producing the protein MNRILLVLLALPLSVLAAEPAAQAPVAGSGIGGQLVQLVIGLLLVIGLIFLLAWMMRRVQRLGPSGGKVIKIVATQALSPRDRLVLVQVGNEQILLGMTPGRINQLHVMSEPVHLPDAEPASTEFAQRLMELLGKDQKDKS; encoded by the coding sequence ATGAATAGAATCCTGCTCGTTCTTCTCGCCCTGCCACTCTCCGTACTGGCCGCCGAACCCGCAGCCCAGGCGCCGGTGGCAGGCAGCGGTATCGGTGGCCAACTGGTGCAGCTGGTGATTGGCCTGTTGCTGGTCATCGGCCTGATCTTCCTGCTTGCCTGGATGATGCGCCGTGTACAGCGTCTCGGGCCAAGCGGCGGCAAGGTGATCAAGATCGTCGCCACCCAGGCGCTGAGCCCCCGTGATCGACTGGTGCTGGTACAGGTGGGCAACGAGCAGATATTGCTGGGCATGACCCCGGGGCGGATCAATCAGTTGCACGTGATGAGCGAGCCGGTTCATCTGCCCGATGCCGAGCCTGCTTCGACGGAGTTCGCCCAGCGCCTCATGGAGCTGCTGGGCAAGGACCAGAAGGACAAGTCCTGA
- the fliN gene encoding flagellar motor switch protein FliN, protein MADENENTTPEEQALADEWAAALAESGDAEGQDDIDAMLAASVPSQPAAPRAPMEEFGSMPKANNPVSLDGPNLDVILDIPVSISMEVGNADITIRNLLQLNQGSVIELDRLAGEPLDVLVNGTLIAHGEVVVVNEKFGIRLTDVISPSERIKKLR, encoded by the coding sequence ATGGCAGACGAGAACGAAAACACCACGCCAGAGGAACAGGCGCTCGCCGATGAATGGGCTGCGGCCTTGGCCGAGTCCGGTGATGCCGAAGGGCAGGACGACATCGATGCCATGCTGGCCGCCAGCGTGCCGAGCCAACCGGCTGCCCCGCGGGCGCCCATGGAAGAGTTCGGCAGCATGCCCAAGGCCAACAACCCGGTCAGCCTGGACGGCCCGAACCTCGACGTGATCCTCGATATCCCCGTGTCCATTTCCATGGAAGTGGGCAATGCCGATATCACCATCCGTAACCTGCTGCAGCTCAATCAGGGCTCGGTGATCGAGCTCGATCGCCTCGCCGGTGAGCCGCTCGACGTGCTGGTCAACGGCACGCTGATCGCCCATGGCGAAGTGGTGGTGGTCAACGAAAAGTTCGGCATCCGCCTGACCGACGTGATCAGCCCAAGCGAACGCATCAAGAAGCTGCGCTAG